From a region of the Syngnathoides biaculeatus isolate LvHL_M chromosome 2, ASM1980259v1, whole genome shotgun sequence genome:
- the ndufs1 gene encoding NADH-ubiquinone oxidoreductase 75 kDa subunit, mitochondrial, giving the protein MLRLPNVGRALVGATKRNLVPSYTMGIKVRAASNMVEVFVDGKPVEVEPGTTVLQACEKAGIQIPRFCYHERLSVAGNCRMCLVEIEKAPKPVAACAMPVMKGWNILTNSEKTRKAREGVMEFLLANHPLDCPICDQGGECDLQDQSMQFGSDRSRFTEQKRAVEDKNIGPLIKTIMTRCIQCTRCVRFASEIAGVEDLGTTGRGNNLQIGTYVEKMFMSELSGNVIDICPVGALTSKPYAFTARPWETRKTESIDVLDAVGSNIVVSTRGGEVMRVLPRLNEDINEEWISDKTRFAYDGLKRQRLTQPMVKDEWGHLTPATWEDALTHVAGALQGVQGSEVAAIAGGMADAEALISLKDLLNRLNSESLCTEEVFPMAGAGTDLRSNYLLNTRIAGIEDCDLLLLVGTNPRYEAPLFNARIRKSWLHNELRVALVGHNVDLSYTYDHLGEETSVLNELANGTHPLCQVLAAAQRPVVIVGSSALQRADGAAILSLVSTIAQNARTSSGVEEGWKVLNVLHRVASQVAALDLGYKAGVDAIRMNPPKVLFLLGADGACITRADLPKDSLIIYQGHHGDNGATVADIILPGAAYTEKNATYVNTEGRSQHTQLAVTAPGMAREDWKIIRAVAELAGVTLPYDSLDEVRSRLAEVSPNLVRYDDVEEANYFKQANELAKGVKQDLIAAPLIPPQLSVKDYYMTDSISRASQTMAKCVKASTEGAASVDEPSIC; this is encoded by the exons ATGTTGCGCCTGCCAAATGTTGGCCGAGCTTTGGTCGGAGCCACCAAGCGCAACCTGGTTCCATCCTACACCA TGGGGATTAAGGTGCGTGCTGCTAGCAACATGGTGGAGGTGTTTGTTGATGGAAAACCAGTGGAGGTGGAGCCTGGTACTACTGTTCTACAG GCTTGTGAGAAGGCAGGAATCCAGATCCCAAGATTCTGCTACCACGAGCGCCTCTCAGTTGCTGGAAATTGTCGCATGTGCCTAGTAGAAATTGAGAAAGCACCAAAG CCAGTGGCAGCCTGCGCAATGCCAGTCATGAAGGGTTGGAACATCCTCACAAATTCAGAGAAGACTCGCAAAGCAAG AGAGGGAGTGATGGAATTCCTGCTGGCCAACCACCCACTGGACTGCCCAATCTGTGATCAGGGTGGAGAGTGCGACTTGCAG GATCAGTCCATGCAGTTTGGTTCAGACCGCAGTCGTTTCACAGAGCAGAAGCGAGCAGTGGAAGACAAGAACATTGGACCACTCATTAAAACGATCATGACTCGGTGCATCCAGTGCACACGCTGTGTCCG TTTTGCCAGTGAAATTGCAGGAGTTGAAGATTTGGGAACAACAGGAAGAGGGAACAACTTGCAAATTGGGACTTACGTGGAGAAGATGTTCATGTCTGAGTTGTCAGGAAACGTTATTGATATTTGCCCAGTGGGTGCGCTCACCTCTAAACCGTATGCTTTCACTGCACGGCCATGGGAAACTAG AAAGACTGAGTCAATTGATGTGCTGGACGCCGTCGGCAGTAACATTGTCGTGAGCACTAGAGGAGGTGAGGTAATGAGGGTGTTGCCAAGGCTGAATGAAGACATTAATGAAGAATGGATCTCTGATAAGACCAG gtTTGCCTATGACGGTCTGAAGCGGCAGCGGTTGACACAGCCAATGGTAAAAGATGAGTGGGGTCATCTGACCCCAGCCACCTGGGAGGATGCACTGACTCATGTCGCTGGAGCT CTGCAAGGTGTACAGGGCAGCGAAGTGGCAGCCATTGCGGGAGGGATGGCAGACGCAGAAGCTCTCATTTCCCTAAAAGATCTCCTCAACAGGTTGAACTCGGAAAGCCTCTGCACTGAGGAGGTCTTCCCTATGGCTGGAGCTGG AACTGATTTGCGGTCCAATTACCTCTTGAACACCCGTATTGCCGGCATAGAGGACTGTGACCTTCTTCTGCTTGTTGGGACCAACCCGCGCTATGAGGCCCCTTTGTTCAATGCCAGAATCCGCAAGAG CTGGCTTCATAATGAGCTTCGTGTTGCCCTGGTGGGTCACAATGTTGACCTGAGTTATACCTATGACCATCTTGGAGAGGAGACATCTGTGTTGAATGAGCTGGCAAATGGAACACACCCATTGTGCCAG GTCCTTGCAGCTGCACAGCGCCCGGTTGTCATAGTGGGCAGTAGTGCTCTCCAGAGAGCAGATGGTGCTGCCATTTTGAGTTTAGTTTCCACCATCGCACAAAATGCCAGAACCAGCAGCGGAGTGGAGGAAGGCTGGAAAGTTCTCAATGTCCTGCATAG AGTGGCCAGTCAAGTAGCAGCTTTGGATCTAGGCTACAAGGCAGGTGTGGATGCCATCAGGATGAACCCACCCAAAGTATTGTTCTTGCTGGGAGCTGATGGTGCATGCATCACCCGAGCTGACCTTCCTAAAGACAGCCTCATTATCTACCAGG GTCATCATGGTGACAACGGCGCAACAGTGGCGGATATAATCCTCCCTGGTGCTGCATACACAGAGAAAAATGCCACATATGTCAACACGGAGGGGAGGAGCCAACACACCCAGTTAGCCGTGACGGCTCCGGGAATGGCCCGAGAGGACTGGAAGATCATCAGAGCTGTGGCGGAG CTAGCAGGCGTGACGCTGCCCTATGACTCATTGGACGAGGTTCGATCAAGGCTCGCTGAGGTCTCTCCAAACCTGGTGCGGTATGATGATGTGGAGGAGGCAAACTATTTTAAGCAGGCAAACGAACTTGCTAAG GGGGTGAAACAGGACCTCATTGCTGCTCCTCTGATACCACCTCAGCTTTCGGTAAAGGACTACTACATGACGG ACTCCATCAGCAGAGCCTCGCAGAcaatggccaagtgtgtcaaAGCCAGCACAGAAGGTGCTGCCTCTGTCGACGAGCCCTCCATTTGTTAA